The Phacochoerus africanus isolate WHEZ1 chromosome 15, ROS_Pafr_v1, whole genome shotgun sequence genome has a segment encoding these proteins:
- the SLC18A3 gene encoding vesicular acetylcholine transporter, which produces MEAVAPAGQAPAAASKLSEVVGAALQDPRRQRRLVLVIVCVALFLDNMLYMVIVPIVPYYISAANENPTPTSKVNAPILLPTTPANASANMANTSESSTAATPAGSTVKPHYPEDSEDVKIGALFASKAILQLLVNPLSGTFIDRMSYDLPLLMGLGVLFASTVMFAFAEDYATLFAARSLQGLGSAFADTSGIAMIADKYPEEPERSRALGLALAFISFGSLVAPPFGGFLHKFAGKPAPFLVLATVSLLDALLLLAVAKPFSAAARARANLPVGTPIHRLMLDPYIAVVAGALTTCNIPLAFLEPTIATWMKHTMAASELETGMAWLPAFVPHLLGVYLTVRLAARYPHLQWLYGAFGLAVIGASSCLVPACRSFAPLVVSLCGLCFGIALVDTALLPTLAFLVDVRHVSVYGSVYAIADISYSVAYALGPIVAGHIVHSLGFTQLSLGMGLANLLYAPVLLLLRNVGLLKRSRSERDVLLDEPPQGLYDAVRLRERPVSDRDGAPGSPPGPFDECEDDYDYYARS; this is translated from the coding sequence ATGGAAGCCGTGGCGCCGGCGGGTCAGGCCCCGGCGGCAGCCAGCAAGCTGTCGGAGGTGGTGGGCGCGGCGCTGCAAGATCCCCGGCGGCAGCGGCGCCTGGTGCTGGTCATCGTGTGCGTGGCGCTGTTCCTGGACAACATGCTGTACATGGTCATTGTGCCCATCGTGCCCTACTACATAAGTGCGGCCAACGAAAACCCCACCCCGACTTCCAAAGTGAACGCGCCCATCTTGCTACCGACTACTCCGGCCAATGCCAGTGCCAACATGGCCAACACCTCAGAGTCCTCGACGGCCGCGACGCCAGCGGGTTCTACAGTGAAGCCGCACTATCCCGAAGACAGCGAGGACGTGAAGATCGGGGCGCTGTTTGCCTCCAAGGCCATCCTGCAACTGCTAGTGAACCCTTTGAGCGGGACCTTCATCGACCGCATGAGCTATGACTTGCCGCTGCTTATGGGCCTGGGGGTACTGTTCGCTTCTACCGTGATGTTTGCTTTCGCGGAGGACTACGCGACGCTCTTTGCTGCGCGCAGTCTGCAAGGTCTGGGTTCCGCCTTTGCGGATACGTCCGGCATCGCTATGATCGCCGACAAGTATCCCGAGGAGCCCGAGCGCAGTCGCGCCCTAGGCTTGGCGCTGGCCTTCATCAGCTTCGGAAGCCTAGTGGCGCCGCCCTTCGGGGGGTTCCTCCACAAGTTCGCGGGCAAGCCCGCGCCTTTTCTGGTGCTCGCCACGGTTTCACTGCTCGACGCCCTGTTGCTGCTGGCGGTAGCTAAGCCCTTCTCGGCTGCAGCACGGGCGCGGGCCAACCTGCCAGTGGGCACGCCTATCCACCGTCTTATGTTGGACCCCTACATAGCCGTGGTTGCAGGCGCGCTCACGACATGCAACATCCCCCTAGCTTTCCTCGAGCCCACCATCGCCACGTGGATGAAGCACACGATGGCGGCGTCTGAGTTGGAGACGGGCATGGCCTGGCTGCCGGCCTTCGTGCCACACTTACTAGGCGTCTACCTCACAGTGCGACTGGCAGCGCGCTACCCGCACCTGCAATGGCTATACGGTGCGTTCGGGCTGGCAGTGATCGGCGCCAGCTCATGCTTGGTGCCTGCCTGCCGCTCCTTCGCACCATTAGTAGTCTCGCTCTGCGGCCTCTGCTTTGGCATTGCGCTGGTGGACACTGCGCTGCTGCCCACCCTCGCCTTTCTCGTGGACGTGCGCCACGTCTCGGTCTACGGCAGCGTTTACGCCATCGCCGACATCTCCTATTCCGTGGCCTATGCGCTGGGGCCCATAGTGGCGGGCCACATCGTGCATTCTCTTGGCTTTACGCAGCTTAGCCTTGGCATGGGCTTGGCCAACCTCCTCTACGCGCCTGTCCTACTGCTGCTGCGCAACGTGGGCCTCCTGAAGCGCTCTCGCTCCGAACGCGACGTGCTGCTGGATGAGCCGCCGCAGGGTCTGTACGATGCTGTGCGCCTCCGGGAGCGCCCTGTGTCCGACCGGGATGGAGCACCTGGCAGTCCGCCTGGCCCCTTTGATGAGTGTGAGGACGACTATGACTACTATGCCCGCAGTTAG